One part of the Girardinichthys multiradiatus isolate DD_20200921_A unplaced genomic scaffold, DD_fGirMul_XY1 scaffold_29, whole genome shotgun sequence genome encodes these proteins:
- the LOC124865149 gene encoding zinc finger protein 883-like, which produces MEQSVPCEVKPYSCEKGSICSTALETHQLIHSGVKPFTCETCSKSFKLKRDLKTHERIHSGNDSYSCHDCGKFFRTESRVKAHSVIHTGEKPFKCDRCEKMFSHKSSFYLHKQTHSGETEKQYNCDQCGKSFKRSSYLQAHKRRHSERQRYSCDTCGKTFTNRPHLAEHQNVHIGFKPYSCDQCGRCFTYNTALTTHRRLHSAEKPYVCAECGKGFVQKPDFKSHQLVHAGVKPYSCEECGKCFTTRRQIKEHQTFHVQERRFSCDQCEKAFYRKSNLRSHQRIHTGVKPFWCGECGKSFIREGNLKVHNLIHNAKGRFSCDTCGRTFTQRNQLKTHQSIHTGGTPYCCDLCGKLFMHKTSFVAHQHVHAGDEPYSCDQCGKTFKLSGHLKRHQQTHSRKPAVWRPTVRSRAAQMEPLLSPASTVMMENQTVLGEKSAKKNLQSSRSKLSEDNLKLSKDGGKGFTSPASRKVPEVFLKFQSLQIKLHRVHVPSVYPTVPVNPDL; this is translated from the exons ATGGAGCAGAGTGTTCCCTGTGAAGTGAAACCATACAGCTGTGAGAAAGGTTCCATCTGTTCCACAGCTTTAGAAACACATCAACTGATCCACAGTGGGGTTAAACCTTTCACCTGTGAAACGTGTTCAAAGTCTTTTAAACTCAAAAGGGACCTAAAGACTCATGAACGGATCCACAGTGGGAATGATTCATACAGCTGCCATGACTGTGGAAAATTTTTCCGCACGGAGAGTCGAGTCAAAGCCCACAGTGTCATCCACACTGGAGAAAAACCTTTCAAATGTGATCGGTGTGAAAAGATGTTCAGCCACAAATCCAGCTTTTATCTCCATAAGCAGACCCACtcaggagaaacagaaaaacagtacAACTGTGATCAGTGTGGAAAGAGTTTCAAACGTTCATCATACCTGCAAGCCCACAAACGCAGACACTCTGAAAGACAAAGATACTCCTGTGACACGTGTGGGAAAACTTTTACAAACCGTCCTCACTTAGCAGAACACCAAAATGTTCACATTGGATTTAAACCCTACAGCTGTGACCAGTGTGGAAGATGTTTTACATACAACACTGCCTTAACGACACACCGCCGCCTCCACAGTGCTGAGAAACCGTACGTCTGTGCTGAGTGTGGAAAGGGTTTTGTTCAAAAGCCTGATTTCAAATCCCATCAGCTTGTTCATGCTGGAGTTAAACCCTACAGCTGTGAAGAATGTGGAAAGTGTTTCACAACAAGACGACAAATaaaagaacatcagacctttcaTGTTCAGGAGAGACGTTTCAGCTGCGATCAGTGTGAGAAGGCTTTCTACAGAAAATCAAATCTCAGAAGCCATCAGAGGATTCATACTGGAGTTAAACCATTTTGGTGTGGGGAGTGTGGAAAATCATTCATTCGGGAAGGAAACTTAAAAGTACACAACCTCATCCACAATGCTAAAGGAAGGTTCTCTTGTGACACATGTGGGAGAACTTTCACTCAGAGGAACCAGCTAAAAACACATCAGAGTATCCACACGGGAGGGACACCATACTGCTGTGATCTCTGTGGGAAACTCTTCATGCACAAGACATCATTTGTGGCTCATCAACATGTCCATGCTGGAGATGAACCATACAGCTGTGATCAGTGTGGAAAGACCTTTAAGCTTTCAGGTCATCTAAAACGACACCAGCAGACCCACAGCAGGAAGCCAGCAGTCTGGAGGCCCACTGTGAG AAGCAGAGCAGCACAGATGGAGCCACTTCTCAGCCCAGCCAGCACCGTAATGATGGAGAACCAAACTGTTCTGGGGGAAAAGTCAGCAAAGAAAAACCTTCAAAGTTCCAGATCTAAGCTCAGTGAAGACAACCTGAAGCTCAGCAAAGATGGAGGGAAAGGTTTCACCTCCCCAGCTTCCAGAAAAGTCCCTGAAGTCTTCCTGAAATTTCAGAGCCTCCAGATCAAACTTCACAGAGTTCATGTTCCTAGTGTTTATCCTACTGTTCCAGTGAaccctgacctttga